From one Anopheles bellator chromosome 1, idAnoBellAS_SP24_06.2, whole genome shotgun sequence genomic stretch:
- the LOC131215931 gene encoding transmembrane channel-like protein, whose product MKAPDTPLYTGAEIFPGGHEGPADNTDFNDDDEDYSASINAIIQRKASVKKRRGYKGHRRASSPLSQMMGLPGGAESAAGGDRRSGGDRRRSSIYTTSSGETGITLPEDSMRGEESAGGRQDKLFDTIRLHKEVLQTVKLQPISMKRKLRLVQQAKSYITRHEGALQEHFTSRTARSLLAQFSIFLTTKWQQLLRELANLATYLIPWESRIKEIESHFGSVVASYFTFLRWLFSVNIVISVLLVVFIMVPEEIYVDADKAKCDIRKTMSRQERALTRNFSTIWEFEGPLKYSILFYGYYSTFSGAIAWGYNLPLAYFFTGLVVYIYSFVATLKKMAENSRMSKLSSKDDEYVFSWKLFTGWDYMIGHMETSQNRMASIILGFKEALLEEAEKKKDTQSWKIILLRILVNFLILGLLVISAYEVILVVKRSMDITDTDSWWRRNEITVVMSLISFFFPMIFEALGIMEYYHPRKQLRIQLARIMVLNMLNLYSLIFALFDKIAHMTGELRRIKPTNFTTSAELCFVPDTSERWGGMMLPPDVGVTGAPGHDSASLAMLGALGDVNRSVAAGCYKVIANCTNTLLTTLLLTNLSTVANPELPGSTAATFPPTTNLPATTVRSYYYSSFDGRYDYDDEGMADYLEHRARLLPNDKLDGVPINKREAPPPNDTDPVFSPDAFSDDVSSTTIDSSLATATASVPVTDGSTEAFQTMTYTELYKYVTDGRYDEFLAAYYYSEEDDDDDDAEYEANQFLTSKELQDTLSTSTERSVSVPPTTGTVTTETDYDAQPLPALTTDASTASVAPPSTTVYGEDSVSTGSDELGTTTATTSSTSEDAPPIVTTESASLCYRWVCPVADTMDEKDSKYRDADIRSLCWETMFGQELAKLTVMDLLVTIVSTLIMDVIRALFVRYMNNCWCWDLEKKFPMYGDFKIAENILHLVNNQGMVWMGMFFSPGLAVLNIAKLVVILYLRSWTVLTCNVPHEVVFRASRSNNFYFALLLTMLFLCVLPVSYAIVFLEPSWHCGPFSNSNRIYHLLTNATERIVPEMITKYIVSPAAIIPLLVLLILIIYYLISLTGSLREANQDLKLQLRKERTEERRKMFKIASSTQQQQQQPGSGANGPGINGLSSSWHKVLDSTQLRLQSTTDNATTDSENSATKHKELLQRMMKRALQKEQSVDGVADPPGGPLLPVVGTENEKQQRTHRKPEPEAEVFRFDARTVEQIHRADRRVAVEKDEDRTVEQGVAGAGSKSKFDRTRPSTAERFRMAARAERQRMQNQTADWIEQIPVITISKTSSDECIIDSDPDRGDERVEPPPPPPAPPKKGAK is encoded by the exons ATGAAAGCGCCGGATACGCCTCTCTACACTGG TGCCGAAATCTTCCCCGGCGGGCACGAGGGTCCTGCCGACAACACCGacttcaacgacgacgatgaggactACTCGGCCAGTATTAATGCAATCATCCAGCGGAAAGCAAGTGTTAAGAAACGGCGCGGCTACAAGGGTCACCGGCGTGCATCGAGTCCGCTCAGCCAGATGATGGGACTGCCGGGTGGAGCCGAATCGGCGGCCGGTGGGGACCGTCGGTCCGGCGGTGATAGGCGTCGCTCGAGTATCTACACGACGAGTTCGGGCGAAACGGGCATCACGCTGCCGGAGGACTCGATGCGGGGCGAAGagtcggccggcggccggcaggaCAAACTGTTCGACACGATCCGGCTCCACAAGGAGGTGCTGCAGACGGTGAAACTGCAGCCGATCAGCATGAAGCGCAAACTGAGGTTGGTCCAGCAGGCGAAGAGTTACATCACCCGGCACGAGGGTGCCCTGCAGGAGCACTTCACCTCCCGGACGGCGCGCAGTCTGTTGGCACAGTTCAGCATCTTCCTCACGACG AAATGGCAACAGCTACTGCGTGAGTTGGCCAACCTGGCCACGTACCTTATACCCTGGGAGTCGCGCATCAAAGAGATCGAGTCccacttcggttcggtcgtcGCGTCGTACTTCACCTTCCTTCGGTGGCTCTTTTCGGTCAACATCGTCATCTCGGTGCTGCTCGTGGTGTTCATTATGGTACCGGAGGAGATCTACGTCGACGCGGACAAGGCCAAGTGCGACATCCGGAAGACGATGTCGCGCCAGGAGCGGGCCCTGACGCGCAACTTCAGCACAATCTGGGAGTTCGAGGGACCGCTCAAGTACTCGATCCTTTTCTACGG CTACTACTCCACGTTCTCCGGTGCCATCGCCTGGGGTTACAATCTGCCGTTGGCTTACTTTTTCACCGGCCTGGTCGTGTACATCTACAGCTTTGTCGCCACGCTGAAGAA AATGGCGGAGAACTCGCGAATGTCGAAGCTGTCGTCGAAAGACGATGAGTACGTGTTCTCCTGGAAGCTGTTCACCGGGTGGGACTACATGATCGGCCACATGGAGACGTCCCAGAACCGGATGGCGTCCATCATTCTGGGCTTCAAGGAGGCCCTACTGGAAGAGgcggaaaagaagaaggacACCCAAAG CTGGAAGATCATTCTGCTGCGGATTCTAGTCAACTTTCTCATCCTGGGACTGCTGGTGATCTCGGCGTACGAGGTCATTCTGGTGGTGAAGCGCTCGATGGACATCACGGACACGGActcgtggtggcggcgcaacGAGATCACCGTCGTGATGTCACTGATCTCATTCTTCTTCCCGATGATCTTCGAGGCACTGGGCATAATGGAGTACTACCACCCGCGGAAGCAACTACGTATCCAGCTGGCCCGCATCATGGTGCTGAATATGCTGAACCTCTACTCGCTGATCTTCGCCCTGTTCGACAAGATCGCTCACATGACGGGCGAGCTGCGGCGGATCAAACCGACCAACTTCACCACGTCCGCCGAGCTGTGCTTCGTGCCGGACACTAGCGAACGCTGGGGTGGGATGATGCTGCCCCCGGACGTTGGTGTTACCGGGGCCCCAGGGCACGACTCCGCCTCCCTCGCGATGCTAGGTGCGTTGGGGGACGTGAATCGTTCCGTGGCGGCCGGTTGCTACAAGGTGATCGCCAACTGTACCAACACACTGCTGACGACCCTGCTGCTGACGAACCTGTCCACCGTCGCCAATCCGGAGCTACCGGGAAGTACCGCGGCCACGTTTCCACCGACGACCAACCTACCAGCCACGACCGTGAGAAGTTACTACTACTCGTCGTTCGACGGGCGgtacgactacgacgacgagggcaTGGCGGACTACCTGGAGCACCGGGCCCGGTTACTGCCGAACGATAAACTGGACGGAGTGCCGATCAACAAGCGTGAAGCGCCCCCGCCGAACGATACGGATCCGGTGTTTAGCCCAGACGCTTTCAGCGATGACGTCAGCTCAACAACGATCGACAGTTCTCTGGCGACGGCCACAGCTAGTGTGCCGGTGACGGACGGAAGCACTGAGGCGTTTCAAACGATGACCTACACCGAGCTGTACAAGTATGTGACCGACGGGAGGTACGACGAGTTCCTGGCGGCGTACTACTACtccgaagaggacgacgatgacgacgatgcggAGTATGAAGCGAATCAGTTTCTCACCTCGAAGGAACTACAGGACACCTTGTCCACGTCCACCGAGCGATCGGTTTCTGTGCCGCCAACAACGGGAACCGTGACAACCGAGACAGACTACGATGCTCAACCGTTGCCGGCGCTTACGACGGATGCGAGCACCGCTTCCGTGGCTCCACCAAGCACAACGGTGTACGGCGAAGATAGTGTGTCTACGGGTTCGGATGAGCTCGGGACGACCACAGCAACGACCAGTTCCACCTCGGAGGATGCACCTCCGATCGTGACCACCGAAAGCGCTAGTCTCTGCTATCGTTGGGTGTGCCCAGTGGCCGATACCATGGACGAGAAGGACAGCAAGTACCGGGACGCGGACATACGGTCGCTCTGCTGGGAAACCATGTTCGGGCAGGAGTTGGCCAAGCTAACCGTCATGGATTTG CTCGTCACCATCGTGTCCACACTGATCATGGACGTTATCCGGGCGCTCTTCGTGCGGTACATGAAcaactgctggtgctgggatCTGGAGAAGAAGTTTCCAATG TACGGTGACTTCAAGATCGCGGAAAACATCCTGCATTTGGTCAACAACCAGGGCATGGTGTGGATGGGTATGTTCTTCTCCCCGGGGCTGGCCGTGCTCAACATCGCCAAGCTGGTCGTCATCCTTTACCTACGCTCCTGGACCGTGCTAACGTGCAACGTCCCGCACGAAGTCGTATTCCGGGCGTCCCGTTCGAACAACTTCTACTTTGCGCTACTCCTGACGATGCTCTTCCTGTGCGTTCTACCCGTGAGCTACGCGATCGTGTTCCTCGAACCCTCCTGGCACTGTGGTCCGTTCTCGAACTCCAACCGGATCTACCACCTGCTCACGAACGCCACCGAGCGAATCGTGCCGGAAATGATCACCAAGTACATCGTGTCACCGGCCGCCATCATCCCACTGCTCGTGCTCCTCATTCTGATCATTTACTACCTCATCTCGCTGACCGGATCGCTGCGCGAAGCCAACCAAGATCTGAAGCTGCAGCTGCGTAAGGAACGCACCGAAGAGCGGCGCAAAATGTTCAAGATCGCTTccagcacccagcagcagcaacagcaacccgGGAGCGGCGCGAACGGGCCCGGGATCAACGGATTGTCGAGTTCCTGGCACAAGGTGCTGGACTCTACGCAGCTGCGGCTCCAATCGACCACCGACAATGCAACCACCGACTCGGAGAACTCGGCCACCAAACATAAGGAGCTGCTACAGCGCATGATGAAGCGGGCGCTTCAGAAGGAACAGTCCGTCGACGGGGTGGCCGATCCCCCCGGAGGACCGCTCCTGCCGGTGGTCGGGACggagaacgaaaaacaacagcGCACCCACAGGaagcccgaaccggaagcggaagtgtTCCGTTTCGATGCGCGTACCGTCGAGCAGATCCACCGGGCCGACCGACGAGTGGCGGTCGAGAAGGATGAAGATCGCACGGTGGAACAGGGGGTTGCGGGAGCAGGGAGCAAGAGCAAGTTCGATAGGACGCGCCCCTCAACGGCGGAACGCTTCCGGATGGCGGCCCGGGCGGAACGGCAGCGGATGCAGAACCAAACGGCCGACTGGATCGAACAGATACCGGTCATTACGATTAGCAAAACTTCGAGCGACGAGTGCATCATCGACTCCGATCCGGACCGGGGTGACGAGCGGGTCGagccgcctccgccaccgccagccccTCCGAAGAAGGGCGCAAAGTGA